In one Balaenoptera musculus isolate JJ_BM4_2016_0621 chromosome 2, mBalMus1.pri.v3, whole genome shotgun sequence genomic region, the following are encoded:
- the RHCG gene encoding ammonium transporter Rh type C, which yields MAWNTNLRWRLPVICLLLQVALVVLFGVFVRYDLDADPHWIEKKMSGNVSSDLDNEFYYRYPSFQDVHVMIFVGFGFLMTFLQRYGYSAVGFNFLLAAFGIQWALLMQGWFHSFDGRYILLGVENLINADFCVGSVCVAFGAVLGKVSPVQLLIMTLFQVTLFSVNEFILLSLLEVKDAGGSMTIHTFGAYFGLTVTWILYRPNLYQSKDRQSPGYHSDLFAMIGTLFLWMYWPSFNSAVSNHGDAQHRAAINTYCSLAACVLTAVALSSILHKKGKLDMVHIQNATLAGGVAVGTAAEMMLMPYGSLIVGFICGIISTLGFVYLTPFLESRLRIQDTCGIHNLHGIPGIIGGIVGAVTAASANTELYGQEGLAFAFGSSTPSWNASTQGKFQAAGLFVSLAMALVGGIIVGVILKLPFWGQAADENCFEDAIYWEMPKDQKSIVFRSEDPALKASEP from the exons ATGGCCTGGAACACCAATCTCCGCTGGCGGCTGCCGGTCATCTGCCTGCTCCTGCAGGTGGCCCTGGTGGTCCTCTTCGGCGTGTTCGTGCGCTACGACCTGGATGCCGACCCCCACTGGATCGAGAAGAAGATGTCCGGGAACGTTTCCAGCGACTTGGACAACGAATTCTACTATCGCTACCCGA GCTTCCAGGACGTGCACGTGATGATCTTCGTGGGCTTCGGCTTCCTCATGACTTTTCTGCAGCGCTACGGCTACAGCGCCGTGGGCTTCAACTTCCTGCTGGCGGCCTTCGGCATCCAGTGGGCGCTGCTCATGCAGGGCTGGTTCCACTCCTTTGACGGACGCTACATTCTCTTGGGCGTGGAGAA CCTCATCAATGCGGACTTCTGCGTGGGCTCTGTCTGTGTCGCCTTTGGGGCAGTTCTGGGCAAAGTCAGCCCTGTCCAGCTCCTCATCATGACTCTCTTCCAAGTGACCCTCTTCTCAGTGAATGAGTTCATTCTCCTCAGCCTGCTAGAG GTGAAGGATGCAGGGGGCTCCATGACCATCCACACATTCGGCGCCTACTTTGGGCTCACAGTGACCTGGATCCTCTACCGACCCAACCTATATCAGAGCAAGGACAGGCAAAGTCCTGGGTACCACTCGGACCTCTTTGCCATGATCG GCACCCTCTTCCTGTGGATGTACTGGCCCAGCTTCAACTCAGCTGTGTCCAATCACGGAGACGCCCAGCACCGAGCTGCCATCAACACCTACTGCTCCTTGGCAGCCTGTGTGCTCACTGCGGTGGCGCTGTCCAGCATCCTGCATAAGAAGGGCAAGCTGGATATG GTGCACATCCAGAACGCCACGCTCGCGGGAGGGGTGGCCGTGGGCACCGCCGCCGAGATGATGCTCATGCCTTATGGCTCCCTCATCGTCGGCTTCATCTGCGGCATCATCTCCACCCTGGGTTTTGTGTACCTGACG CCATTCCTGGAGTCCCGGCTGCGGATCCAGGACACATGTGGCATTCACAACCTGCATGGCATTCCCGGCATCATAGGCGGCATTGTGGGTGCTGTGACGGCAGCCTCTGCCAACACTGAGCTGTATGGGCAGGAAGG GCTTGCCTTTGCCTTTGGAAGTTCCACACCGAGCTGGAACGCAAGCACACAGGGCAAGTTCCAGGCTGCTGGTCTCTTTGTGTCGCTGGCCATGGCCCTGGTGGGCGGCATCATCGTAG GGGTCATTTTGAAATTGCCATTCTGGGGACAAGCCGCTGATGAGAACTGCTTTGAGGATGCAATCTACTGGGAG ATGCCCAAGGACCAGAAGAGTATTGTCTTCCGTTCTGAGGACCCCGCCCTCAAGGCCTCAGAACCTTAA